The Clostridia bacterium DNA window ACGTGCAGTGCAGGAGGGTGTACTTCCCGGTGAAATAACAGAGAGGTATCATAAAGAATTCGAATACTGCTTTGATAAGCTGGGATTTACCTATGATAAATATGGAAGAACCGATCAACCTTTTCACCATCAAGTGGTAAAGGATATCTTTTCTGCATTGCTGGAAAAAGGATTCATCTATAAAAGAATAATTGAGCAATTCTATTGCGAAAAATGCAGGCAGTTTTTACCCGACAGGTACGTAGAGGGGACTTGTCCGCGATGCAGTAAGCCTGCAAAGGGAGATCAATGTGATTTCTGTTCAACAATTCTTGAACCCGGTGATTTACTCGACAAGAGGTGCAAACTATGTGGCGGGGAGCCTGTTACAAAGCCTACAGAACACTTCTTCCTTGCTTTGTCAGAGTTTCAGAAGCGCTTGGAGAGTTATGTGGATAATGCTTCCGGATGGAGGGAGAATGCAATAGGACTCTCTAAAAGATATCTGAGCGAAGGACTTCAGGATAGAGCAGCTACAAGGGATTTACCATGGGGAATTGATGTACCTTTGGAAGGCTATGAAGGGAAGAAAATATATGTATGGATAGAGGCTGTGAGTGGATATTTGTCTGTCAGTAAGCAATGGGCCAGAGAAAAGAATATGGATTGGGAAAGATTCTGGAACGAAAATACTGTTGCATACTATACTCACGGGAAGGATAATATTCCATTTCATACTCTGATACTACCGGCGTTGCTTCTTGGTGTAGGTGGCCTGCATTTGCCGGATAAGATAATATCCAGCGAGTACCTCACAATAGAAGGGAAAAAGCTTTCGACAAGCAGAAATTGGGCTATATGGGTACCTTACATTATTGAAAAATACAACGCTGACTCACTAAGATATTATCTTACCATCAATGGGCCGGAAAAAAGGGATGCTGATTTTTCATGGAGAGAGTTTGTGAACAGAAATAATGCAGAACTTCTAGGCGCATTCGGAAATTTAGTAAATAGGACACTTGTGTTTATCCATAAATCTTTCGGAGGTAAACTGCCTGCAGCAAAGTCTGATCCGCTAATAACAGACCAGCTTGACAGGCTCTATCTGGAAGTAGGTAAA harbors:
- the metG gene encoding methionine--tRNA ligase, which produces MRNIFIGGAWPYANGSLHLGQIAALLPGDILARYFRLKGDDVLFVSGSDCHGTPISIRAVQEGVLPGEITERYHKEFEYCFDKLGFTYDKYGRTDQPFHHQVVKDIFSALLEKGFIYKRIIEQFYCEKCRQFLPDRYVEGTCPRCSKPAKGDQCDFCSTILEPGDLLDKRCKLCGGEPVTKPTEHFFLALSEFQKRLESYVDNASGWRENAIGLSKRYLSEGLQDRAATRDLPWGIDVPLEGYEGKKIYVWIEAVSGYLSVSKQWAREKNMDWERFWNENTVAYYTHGKDNIPFHTLILPALLLGVGGLHLPDKIISSEYLTIEGKKLSTSRNWAIWVPYIIEKYNADSLRYYLTINGPEKRDADFSWREFVNRNNAELLGAFGNLVNRTLVFIHKSFGGKLPAAKSDPLITDQLDRLYLEVGKKIEDGEFKHALEQIFTFIRSANKYFDERQPWVQVKENITHCEETLYNCVQIIANLSNLLSPFIPFACDKIRVFLGIGKAWWEYVEIPAQQEIRQPEILFERIDKKNIEEESAKLGMKGT